The Candidatus Eremiobacteraceae bacterium genome window below encodes:
- the yqeC gene encoding selenium cofactor biosynthesis protein YqeC, giving the protein MERSNSFDRPQACATWREAFDLGPQEHIALVGGGGKTTTLWSLGHELGALGPTIVTTTTKAGAPPDDVPLVAWERALPDRSLHEIVAAAFARGPLIAVGSGVRDGRLRAVTPEIADELFFRCGARYVVNEADGARMKPFKAPAEHEPVLASTTTLMVVVVGIDALGAPIDDEHLHRPERIIALSGANAGQALEAAHVAAVVREYEARCEDVDEAARFAVLINKVESGPDDPRVAALAAQLRDVELSTLVAASQAGTTRRWRLR; this is encoded by the coding sequence ATGGAGCGGTCGAATTCATTCGACCGTCCCCAGGCGTGCGCGACCTGGCGCGAGGCGTTCGATCTCGGGCCGCAAGAACACATCGCGCTCGTCGGCGGCGGGGGAAAGACGACGACGTTGTGGTCGCTCGGGCACGAACTTGGGGCGCTGGGACCGACGATCGTGACGACGACGACCAAAGCCGGTGCGCCGCCCGATGACGTGCCGCTGGTGGCTTGGGAGCGCGCGCTGCCCGACCGGTCGCTGCACGAGATCGTGGCCGCTGCGTTCGCGCGCGGTCCGCTGATCGCGGTCGGGTCGGGCGTGCGCGACGGGCGCTTGCGCGCGGTCACGCCCGAGATAGCCGACGAGTTGTTCTTCCGCTGCGGCGCGCGCTACGTCGTCAACGAGGCGGACGGCGCGCGCATGAAACCGTTCAAAGCCCCCGCCGAGCACGAACCGGTGTTGGCGTCGACGACGACGTTGATGGTCGTGGTGGTGGGGATCGACGCGCTCGGCGCGCCGATCGACGACGAGCATCTTCACCGCCCCGAGCGGATCATCGCGCTGAGCGGGGCGAACGCCGGGCAGGCGCTCGAAGCGGCGCACGTCGCGGCGGTCGTGCGCGAATATGAGGCGCGCTGCGAGGACGTCGACGAGGCCGCCCGCTTCGCAGTGCTTATCAATAAGGTAGAGAGCGGACCGGACGATCCCCGGGTGGCGGCGCTGGCGGCACAGCTGCGCGACGTCGAACTGAGCACACTGGTGGCCGCGTCACAAGCCGGGACGACGCGGCGCTGGAGGCTGCGCTGA
- a CDS encoding inositol monophosphatase family protein has protein sequence MAWTERLTLAERAAREAGELLRTKFGRHLQIRSKGVRSNLVTDADTESETLIRAMIARRFPGDAVLGEEEGQSGSSGERWIIDPLDGTTNFTHGYPCFAVSIAFEVDGVVVVGVVYDPLRDELFVAERGKGARCNGADISVSKVAELRDGLLVTGFAPFSGGEPPNLALFREFTQRAQALRRDGSAALDLCYVAAGRFDGFWESDLHPWDVAAGALIVEQAGGSVSDYRGTPFRLDGRPIVASNGAIHDDMIAVLKDMA, from the coding sequence ATGGCGTGGACCGAACGGCTTACGCTTGCCGAGCGCGCCGCGCGTGAGGCCGGCGAATTGCTCCGGACCAAATTCGGACGCCACCTTCAGATACGCTCGAAGGGCGTTCGTTCGAACTTGGTGACCGATGCCGATACGGAGTCGGAGACGCTCATCCGCGCGATGATCGCGCGCCGTTTTCCGGGCGACGCGGTGCTCGGAGAAGAAGAGGGCCAGAGCGGTTCGAGCGGCGAGCGCTGGATCATCGATCCGCTCGACGGCACGACCAATTTCACGCACGGCTATCCGTGTTTCGCCGTCTCGATCGCATTCGAGGTGGATGGCGTGGTCGTCGTCGGCGTCGTGTACGACCCGCTGCGCGACGAGCTGTTCGTCGCCGAGCGCGGCAAGGGTGCGCGCTGCAACGGCGCCGACATCTCGGTCTCGAAAGTCGCCGAGCTGCGCGACGGTCTGCTGGTCACCGGGTTTGCCCCGTTCTCGGGCGGAGAGCCGCCCAACCTCGCGTTGTTTCGCGAGTTCACGCAGCGCGCGCAAGCCTTGCGCCGCGACGGGTCGGCGGCGCTCGATCTGTGCTACGTCGCGGCCGGCCGGTTCGACGGTTTCTGGGAGTCTGATCTTCATCCATGGGATGTGGCCGCCGGTGCGCTGATCGTGGAGCAAGCGGGCGGCAGCGTCAGCGACTATCGCGGTACGCCGTTCAGACTCGATGGCCGGCCGATCGTGGCGAGCAACGGCGCGATCCACGACGACATGATCGCCGTGCTCAAGGACATGGCGTGA
- a CDS encoding aminotransferase class III-fold pyridoxal phosphate-dependent enzyme has product MLKETKRTIPTYDLPGPIGAEVVGTERRLDTTGTKTAPIVVKHARGLMVEDVDGNVFLDFTSGMVTATGHCHPSIVKAISEQAESWLFINSPDFYSPLQARVVERLAALVPGIGAKKVFMCNSGTEANEAAIKATRWNNPTRKRLIGFIGAFHGRTMGANSLTASKLAQRARFTSNIPDVHHLPYATCYRCPYKMSYPNCDIWCARILEELYFKQLIPPDEVSAIFVEPIQGEGGYIVPPPEFIQIVRDIAARHGIPYVDDEVQAGMGKTGKMFAIEHHGVTANCTSLGKALGSGVAVAAQVLDADLDFGVQGAHSNTFGGNGIALAAAGATLEVFESEHLVERAAELGEYFIGRLRELQLQHESIGDVRGKGLMLAIDFVTDRASRTPDPDLRDRVVGRCFVHGLMVLPCGFSAIRFTPALVVDREQIDHAVAVLDRSIREA; this is encoded by the coding sequence GTGCTGAAAGAGACCAAGCGCACCATCCCGACCTACGACCTGCCAGGGCCGATCGGCGCGGAAGTCGTCGGTACCGAGCGGCGTCTCGACACGACCGGCACTAAGACCGCGCCGATCGTCGTCAAGCACGCCCGTGGCCTGATGGTCGAGGACGTCGACGGCAACGTGTTCCTGGATTTCACCAGCGGCATGGTGACCGCGACCGGACATTGCCATCCTTCGATCGTCAAGGCGATCAGCGAGCAAGCGGAATCGTGGCTGTTCATCAACAGCCCGGATTTCTATTCGCCGCTGCAAGCGCGCGTGGTCGAGCGGCTGGCCGCGCTCGTGCCGGGCATCGGCGCCAAGAAAGTCTTCATGTGCAACAGCGGCACGGAGGCGAATGAAGCCGCGATCAAGGCGACGCGCTGGAACAACCCGACGCGCAAGCGCCTCATCGGCTTCATCGGCGCGTTCCACGGCCGCACGATGGGCGCGAACTCGCTCACCGCGAGCAAGCTCGCGCAGCGCGCGCGCTTCACCTCGAACATCCCCGACGTGCATCATCTGCCGTACGCCACGTGCTACCGCTGCCCGTACAAGATGTCGTATCCGAACTGCGATATCTGGTGCGCGCGCATCCTCGAGGAGCTGTACTTCAAACAGCTCATCCCGCCGGACGAGGTGTCGGCGATCTTCGTCGAGCCGATCCAGGGCGAGGGCGGCTACATCGTGCCGCCGCCGGAGTTCATCCAGATCGTCCGCGACATCGCGGCGCGCCACGGCATCCCGTACGTCGACGACGAAGTGCAGGCCGGCATGGGCAAGACCGGCAAAATGTTCGCGATCGAGCACCACGGAGTGACCGCCAACTGCACGTCGCTCGGCAAAGCGCTCGGCTCCGGCGTGGCGGTGGCGGCGCAAGTGCTCGACGCCGATCTCGACTTCGGCGTCCAGGGCGCCCATTCGAACACCTTCGGCGGCAACGGCATCGCGCTGGCGGCTGCCGGCGCGACGCTCGAGGTCTTCGAATCGGAGCACCTGGTCGAGCGCGCCGCGGAGCTGGGCGAATACTTCATCGGACGCCTGCGCGAACTGCAGCTGCAGCACGAGTCGATCGGCGACGTGCGCGGCAAGGGCCTTATGTTGGCGATCGATTTCGTCACCGATCGCGCGTCGCGCACGCCCGACCCAGATCTCCGCGACCGCGTCGTCGGCCGTTGTTTCGTGCACGGCCTCATGGTCTTGCCGTGCGGCTTCTCGGCGATCCGCTTCACTCCCGCGCTCGTCGTCGACCGCGAGCAGATCGATCACGCCGTCGCCGTGCTCGACCGGTCTATCCGCGAGGCCTAG